In Prosthecodimorpha staleyi, the DNA window GTCGAGGCACGCGTCCGCCTCGCCCGCTACGGCTGCGACTGCTACGCCTACTGCATGGTCGCCGCCGGCCATGTCGATCTGGTCGTCGAGGCCGGCCTGCAGGCCTATGACATCGTCGCGCTGATTCCGGTCATTGAGGGCGCCGGCGGCGTGGTGACCAACTGGACCGGCGGCTCGGCCGCCGACGGCGGCAAGGTCGTCGCCTCGGGCGATCCGCGCCTGCACGAGAAAACGCTCCGGCTGCTTGCTTCAGCCTGAGGTCCTCTGGCCTCAGGAGCCCGGAATGAAGGCGTCGAAGGCCGCGAAGGTCTGCTCGCGGTAGATGTCGGATTCCATCAGGAGTTCGTGCCGCGCGCCCGGGATCGTGATCATGTGGCCGATCTTGAGGGTGCGGGCGAAGCGCTCGGTCGCCGCATTGGAGACGACCTTGTCGGCGCCGGCGGCGACGATCAGGGTCGGGATGCGGATGCGATCGACGAAGTCGATATCGTCGAGCCGCACCATGGCGTCCGTGGCGGCCCGAATCCAGCCGATCGTCGGCGCGCCGACGGTCAATTCGGGGTGGGCCTCGGCGAGCTTGGCGGCGCGGGAAAAGCGCCGCTCGTCGGAGGTCAGCCGGTTGCCGGCGAAGGGGCGCGGATAAAGGACATGCCGCGCCGCGCCCGGAACCTGCGTGCGGGCGAAGCCGACCATCGCCAGGGCGCCGGCCAGCGGCCCGATCACCGAGGTCGGCCAGCCGTGGTCGCCGAATCCCAGGAGCGGCGAGAGCAGGACCAGCCGCCGGAAGCGCGTGCGCATGGCCGGCGCGCTGCCGATCAGGATGGTGGCGCCGGTGGAATGGCCGACGCCGTAATAGGGCGGCGGACAGTTCGGCATCACGACCTCGGCCATCACAGCCTCGATATCGGCCTGATAGTCGCGAAAATCGCCGACATGTCCGGCCGGACCGACGCGGGCATCGCGCCCGGAGCCGCCCTGACCGCGCAGATCGAAGGTCGCGACCGCGAAGCCGCGAACCTGGAGATCGCGCACCGTCTCGAAATACTTCTCCAGGAACTCGGCGCGGCCCTGCACGACGACGACGGTGCCCTTG includes these proteins:
- a CDS encoding alpha/beta fold hydrolase translates to MTIYDHEANPIPGGAVSGEIATSDGTRLRFARWPALAGTPKGTVVVVQGRAEFLEKYFETVRDLQVRGFAVATFDLRGQGGSGRDARVGPAGHVGDFRDYQADIEAVMAEVVMPNCPPPYYGVGHSTGATILIGSAPAMRTRFRRLVLLSPLLGFGDHGWPTSVIGPLAGALAMVGFARTQVPGAARHVLYPRPFAGNRLTSDERRFSRAAKLAEAHPELTVGAPTIGWIRAATDAMVRLDDIDFVDRIRIPTLIVAAGADKVVSNAATERFARTLKIGHMITIPGARHELLMESDIYREQTFAAFDAFIPGS